In Cervus elaphus chromosome 7, mCerEla1.1, whole genome shotgun sequence, the following proteins share a genomic window:
- the NRM gene encoding nurim has protein sequence MAPALLLVPAALASFILAFGTGVEFVRFTSLRPLLGRISESGGPDARQGWLAALQDQSILVPLVWDLGLLLLFVGQHSLMATETVKAWMSRYFGVLQRSLYVACTALALQLVMRYWEPVPRGPVLWEARAEPWATWVPLLCFVLHVISWLLIFSILLVFDYAELMGLKQVYYHVLGLGEPLALKSPRALRLFSHLRHPVCVELLTVLWVVPTLGTDRLLLALLLTLYLGLAHGLDQQDLRYLRAQLQRKLHLLSRPQDGEAE, from the exons ATGGCCCCTGCACTGCTCCTGGTCCCTGCTGCCCTCGCCTCTTTCATCCTGGCCTTTGGCACTGGAGTGGAGTTCGTACGCTTTACCTCCCTTCGGCCACTTCTTGGAAGAATCTCGGAGTCTGGCGGTCCGG ATGCCCGCCAGGGATGGCTGGCTGCCCTGCAGGACCAAAGCATCCTTGTCCCGCTGGTTTGGGATCTGGGGCTCCTGCTACTGTTTGTGGGGCAGCACAGCCTCATGGCAACTGAGACTGTGAAGGCATGGATGTCCCGGTACTTCGGGGTCCTTCAGAGGTCACTGTACGTGGCATGCACTGCCCTGGCCTTACAG CTGGTGATGCGGTACTGGGAGCCCGTGCCAAGGGGTCCTGTGTTGTGGGAGGCTCGGGCTGAGCCATGGGCCACTTGGGTGCCCCTCCTCTGCTTTGTCCTCCACGTCATTTCCTGGCTCCTCATCTTCAGCATCCTTCTCGTCTTTGACTACGCAGAGCTCATGGGCCTGAAACAG GTGTACTACCATGTGCTGGGGCTGGGTGAGCCTCTGGCCCTGAAGTCGCCCCGGGCCCTGAGACTCTTCTCCCACCTGCGCCACCCAGTGTGCGTGGAGCTGCTGACAGTGCTATGGGTGGTACCCACCCTGGGCACTGACCGCCTGCTCCTTGCTCTCCTCCTTACCCTCTACCTGGGCCTGGCTCACGGACTGGACCAGCAAGATCTCCGCTACCTCCGGGCCCAGCTGCAAAGAAAACTCCACCTGCTTTCCCGGCCCCAGGATGGGGAGGCCGAGTGA
- the PPP1R18 gene encoding phostensin, which produces MATIPDWKLQLLARRRQEEAAVRGRETAERERLSQMPAWKRGLLERRRAKLGLSPGEPSPAPGTTEAGPPNPDESAVLLEAIGPVHQNRFIRQERQQQQQQRNEELLTERRPGPLETRGRRPSPGETRDPSPKGRESREERLSPREAREKRLGIGGARESSPRPLESQDWRQSPGEAGDRSSRLSEVRKWRLSPGETPERSLRLAEPREQSPRRTEAVDSRLSPEEPDNQKLGLTESRKWRPDPRESQGQSLGQLEASEWRPSSGEERRDCAEEWGRKDERPIPRMVPEGTTASSETPTREAPDSHSAGPEGAEQRPSPVEDGERGLRPTEGWKWTLNSGKVRDWTPRDTEPQPQKPDTPESAEKHVGPLGAEAGEGEAKKEEAGTQSRPLGALQNRCSTPSPLSPEDAGTGASRRQEEEAGELRPPPAAPLSPPPPAPPAPQSLGDPLMSRLFYGVKAGPGVGAPRRSGHTFTVNPRRSAPPAAPASSAAPATADAAVPGAGKKRYPTAEEILVLGGYLRLSRSCLVKGSPERHHKQLKISFSETALETTYQYPSESSVLEELGPEPEAPSAPSPPAAQADDEEEEEELLLQPELQGGLRTKALIVDESCRR; this is translated from the exons ATGGCCACCATCCCAGACTGGAAACTACAGCTGCTAGCCCGGCGCCGGCAGGAAGAGGCAGCCGTTCGCGGGCGTGAGACGGCAGAGCGGGAGCGGCTGTCGCAGATGCCAGCCTGGAAGCGGGGCCTTCTGGAGCGCCGCCGGGCCAAGCTTGGTCTGTCTCCTGGGGAGCCTAGCCCTGCGCCTGGGACTACGGAGGCTGGACCTCCAAACCCAGATGAGTCTGCTGTCCTCCTGGAGGCCATTGGGCCCGTGCACCAGAACCGATTTATCCGGCAAGAGCgccagcagcagcaacagcagcggAATGAAGAGCTACTCACCGAGAGACGGCCTGGACCTTTGGAGACCCGGGGGCGGAGACCCAGCCCTGGGGAGACACGGGATCCCAGCCCCAAGGGAAGAGAGTCCAGGGAAGAGCGGCTCAGTCCCAGGGAGGCCAGAGAGAAGAGGCTGGGGATAGGGGGAGCTCGAGAGTCGAGCCCCAGGCCTTTGGAGTCCCAGGACTGGAGGCAGAGCCCAGGAGAGGCTGGAGACAGGAGCTCCAGACTGTCAGAGGTGCGGAAATGGAGGCTGAGCCCTGGAGAAACTCCTGAGCGGAGTTTGAGACTGGCAGAGCCCCGAGAACAAAGCCCCAGGAGGACAGAGGCAGTGGACAGTAGACTGAGCCCAGAAGAGCCTGACAACCAGAAGCTGGGCCTGACAGAGTCCCGTAAATGGAGGCCTGACCCCAGAGAGTCTCAGGGACAGAGTTTGGGACAACTGGAGGCATCAGAGTGGAGGCCGAGctcaggagaagaaagaagagactgCGCAGAGGAATGGGGGAGAAAGGACGAGAGGCCGATTCCAAGGATGGTCCCAGAAGGGACCACAGCGTCGTCAGAGACCCCGACAAGGGAGGCTCCAGACAGTCACTCTGCAGGACCAGAGGGAGCAGAGCAAAGGCCCAGCCCCGTGGAGGATGGCGAGAGGGGCCTGCGGCCGACAGAAGGGTGGAAATGGACCCTGAACTCTGGAAAGGTCCGAGACTGGACACCCAGGGACACAGAGCCTCAGCCCCAGAAACCAGACACTCCAGAGTCTGCCGAGAAGCACGTGGGTCCTCTGGGTGcagaggctggagaaggggaggcTAAGAAGGAGGAGGCGGGAACTCAGAGCAGGCCTCTGGGCGCCCTGCAGAACCGCTGCTCTACgccctcccccctctccccagAGGACGCCGGGACTGGAGCCTCTAGACGGCAGGAAGAGGAAGCAGGGGAACTCCGGCCCCCACCAGCAGCCCctctgtctcccccacccccagccccacctgccccccagTCCCTTGGGGATCCCCTCATGAGCCGGCTCTTCTATGGGGTGAAGgcagggccaggggtgggggcccCCCGCCGCAGCGGACACACCTTCACAGTCAACCCCCGGCGGTCCGCGCCCCCTGCAGCCCCTGCCTCTTCAGCCGCCCCAGCCACAGCTGACGCGGCGGTCCCCGGGGCTGGGAAGAAGCGGTACCCGACGGCCGAGGAGATCTTGGTTCTGGGGGGCTACCTCCGCCTCAGCCGCAGCTGCCTTGTCAAGGGGTCCCCTGAAAGGCACCACAAACAG CTCAAGATCTCCTTCAGCGAGACAGCCCTGGAGACCACGTATCAATATCCCTCCGAGAGTTCGGTGCTAGAAGAGCTGGGCCCGGAGCCTGAGGCCCCCAGCGCCCCCAGTCCCCCAGCGGCCCAAGCCGACgacgaagaggaggaggaggaactgtTGCTGCAGCCAGAGCTTCAGGGCGGGCTGCGCACCAAGGCCTTGATAGTGG ATGAGTCTTGCCGGAGGTGA